The following proteins are encoded in a genomic region of Chloracidobacterium sp.:
- a CDS encoding efflux RND transporter periplasmic adaptor subunit produces the protein MSDLNINEQNEHHQNDEAELDRLESNLENDGDRNPKIPTTRGSLVAWIITAAVVGLIAIIGVAWIVSKNSASGDKAATEEHKEEPGHSEDEKGKEVKLDPEMLTSAGIVTESVTQRPAIARLMVTGAVELNPETTEMATALVGGRIEKVFYGVGDNVQKGAVLAVISSPQLAQMHGKMHEAKTKYELAQRNLSRVQKAENRVAVLQAKARLDEADATLKRTKRLIELGAGAGKDLMTAETAYRTAKADFDFQSNIALNKELQESQAEVETARVDLKHIEDELRSLGVPVESNKTDDHRSDTSLVSLRSPLSGVVTERKFNAGAGIEAAVPIFSISNLGTVYVIANVPEANMARLRVGSVAEITSPAIGTVSGRVSYIDPQLDETTRTGRVRLEVPNVQGKLRAGMFAEVGFYTGTNEATGEELVVPSAAVQRTGDKTIVFVPRDDEPGAFEVREIEAGADINGYTKVIEGLKLGEKVTTKGSFTLKTQLEKGALGDDH, from the coding sequence ATGTCTGATCTAAATATAAATGAGCAGAACGAGCATCACCAGAACGACGAAGCGGAACTAGACCGTCTCGAATCGAACCTAGAGAACGACGGAGATCGCAACCCTAAGATCCCGACGACGAGGGGATCACTCGTGGCATGGATAATAACCGCGGCGGTAGTCGGGCTTATCGCGATCATTGGGGTTGCGTGGATCGTTAGTAAGAACTCCGCCAGCGGCGACAAAGCGGCCACTGAGGAACATAAAGAAGAGCCGGGACATTCTGAGGACGAGAAGGGCAAGGAAGTAAAACTCGATCCTGAAATGCTCACATCTGCCGGTATCGTAACGGAATCAGTAACCCAGCGACCTGCCATTGCCAGATTGATGGTAACGGGTGCTGTCGAGTTGAATCCTGAGACAACCGAAATGGCGACGGCACTGGTTGGCGGTCGGATCGAAAAAGTTTTCTACGGTGTTGGTGACAATGTTCAGAAGGGAGCAGTGCTTGCCGTTATTTCGAGTCCGCAGCTTGCTCAAATGCACGGCAAAATGCACGAGGCTAAGACGAAATATGAACTGGCCCAACGCAACCTTTCACGTGTTCAGAAAGCTGAGAACCGCGTTGCAGTATTGCAGGCGAAAGCCCGGCTGGATGAAGCCGACGCTACCTTGAAAAGGACAAAGCGGCTGATCGAGCTCGGTGCCGGAGCCGGAAAAGATCTAATGACAGCCGAGACCGCGTACAGAACCGCCAAAGCAGATTTCGATTTTCAATCCAATATCGCTCTAAATAAAGAATTACAGGAATCACAGGCGGAGGTTGAAACCGCCAGGGTTGATCTCAAACACATAGAGGACGAATTACGTTCGCTCGGCGTTCCTGTCGAATCGAACAAAACGGACGATCATCGTAGCGATACGTCGCTCGTTTCCTTAAGATCCCCACTTTCCGGTGTCGTCACCGAAAGAAAATTCAATGCCGGTGCAGGTATCGAAGCGGCAGTTCCCATATTTTCTATTTCAAATCTCGGCACTGTTTATGTCATCGCAAATGTTCCTGAAGCGAACATGGCGAGGCTCCGGGTTGGTTCCGTTGCGGAGATCACGTCGCCTGCTATCGGCACGGTCAGCGGACGCGTGTCATACATTGATCCGCAGTTGGACGAGACAACTAGAACCGGACGTGTTCGGCTTGAGGTTCCAAATGTCCAGGGTAAATTACGGGCTGGTATGTTCGCTGAGGTTGGTTTTTACACGGGAACAAATGAAGCTACGGGCGAGGAACTAGTTGTGCCTTCGGCCGCAGTACAGCGAACGGGGGACAAAACGATAGTGTTTGTTCCACGCGACGATGAACCGGGTGCATTTGAGGTCCGAGAGATCGAGGCCGGAGCCGATATCAACGGCTACACGAAAGTCATCGAAGGCCTAAAACTCGGGGAAAAGGTCACCACGAAGGGCAGCTTTACATTAAAGACGCAGCTCGAAAAAGGAGCGTTGGGAGACGATCACTAA
- a CDS encoding P-II family nitrogen regulator, translating to MMMKLIIAIVRPFTVEKIVNAFEDIEGFPGMTVIDSEGFGQRLRTSAYDALDPFKPNKRIEVAASEEMVEAIVAAIRHNAHTGKKGDGIITVVPIESVTLI from the coding sequence ATGATGATGAAACTAATTATCGCGATAGTGCGGCCGTTCACGGTTGAGAAGATCGTAAATGCGTTTGAGGACATTGAGGGCTTTCCGGGAATGACGGTGATCGATTCCGAAGGTTTCGGCCAGCGGTTGCGAACTTCTGCCTATGACGCGCTAGATCCGTTCAAGCCAAACAAACGGATCGAGGTAGCGGCGAGCGAGGAAATGGTTGAGGCGATAGTCGCGGCCATCAGGCACAACGCTCACACGGGGAAGAAGGGAGACGGCATCATAACCGTTGTTCCCATTGAATCGGTTACGTTGATCTAA
- a CDS encoding cation transporter, whose product MGHGHTHQVSAAGRNKKPLMMVFCLTFFYLIVEVIGGFWTGSLALLADAGHMLTDVAGVGLALLAIWFAEKPASPERTYGYYRVEILAALTNAVVLIFISLYILYEAYERFKNPPEVQSAGMLAVASVGLVINIAGVFILRSGSKESLNMKGAYFEVLSDMLTSVGVIIAGIIMLTTGWYYADPLISAGIGLFILPRTWTLLKDAVAVLLEGTPSDVNIANVRDKLSKIEGVAEIHDLHVWSLTSGVNALSVHAVLAEGAEHDDVLKRVHDSCTSEFKIAHVTAQTEREGFACHETHI is encoded by the coding sequence ATGGGACACGGACACACACACCAAGTATCGGCGGCGGGCAGAAACAAAAAGCCATTGATGATGGTCTTTTGCCTGACGTTCTTCTATTTGATCGTTGAGGTAATTGGCGGGTTTTGGACGGGAAGTCTAGCGTTGTTAGCCGATGCCGGGCATATGCTGACGGATGTTGCGGGCGTCGGTTTGGCGTTACTCGCTATTTGGTTTGCAGAAAAACCAGCATCACCGGAACGAACGTATGGCTATTACCGTGTCGAAATACTCGCGGCTCTTACTAACGCAGTAGTTTTGATCTTCATATCGCTCTACATTCTTTACGAAGCATACGAACGATTCAAAAACCCGCCCGAAGTGCAAAGTGCCGGAATGCTCGCGGTCGCATCCGTTGGCCTTGTGATAAACATTGCCGGAGTCTTTATTTTGCGTTCCGGCTCAAAGGAAAGCCTGAATATGAAGGGAGCATATTTCGAGGTTTTGTCGGATATGCTCACGTCTGTCGGGGTGATAATCGCCGGAATAATCATGCTCACGACCGGATGGTATTATGCCGATCCGTTAATTTCCGCGGGAATCGGCCTGTTTATCTTGCCGCGAACGTGGACGTTACTGAAAGATGCCGTTGCTGTCTTGCTGGAAGGTACGCCGTCTGACGTAAACATTGCGAACGTGCGAGACAAACTTTCAAAGATCGAAGGCGTTGCCGAGATTCACGACCTTCACGTATGGTCGCTTACCTCGGGCGTAAATGCCTTAAGCGTCCACGCCGTGCTTGCCGAGGGAGCCGAACATGACGATGTTCTGAAACGCGTTCACGATTCATGCACGAGCGAATTTAAGATCGCGCACGTAACCGCCCAAACAGAACGCGAGGGCTTTGCGTGTCACGAGACACACATATAA
- a CDS encoding DUF3703 domain-containing protein encodes MKTDNNQMLATAISQELALAESLIEGGDLNLAFHHLERAHVLGQASTYQHTRIHWRMFKLAIKQGSPREIWGQIVRLIGASTKTPLGIYPTGNTGGSNVWFFKSMSIPRDLQAIIEHGKKEAIEQ; translated from the coding sequence ATGAAAACCGATAACAATCAAATGTTGGCAACCGCCATTTCTCAGGAGTTAGCATTGGCCGAATCGCTTATTGAAGGCGGCGACTTGAATTTAGCCTTTCATCACCTCGAACGAGCTCACGTTCTAGGTCAAGCTTCGACATACCAGCACACGCGTATCCATTGGCGAATGTTCAAGCTCGCGATCAAACAGGGTTCGCCCCGCGAGATTTGGGGACAGATCGTTCGTCTTATCGGAGCTTCGACAAAGACGCCGCTCGGTATCTATCCGACCGGGAACACAGGCGGCTCGAATGTATGGTTTTTTAAGTCGATGTCCATTCCCCGCGATTTACAGGCGATTATTGAACATGGTAAGAAGGAGGCTATTGAACAGTAA
- a CDS encoding FixH family protein gives MRKTVLFIGSITLFALIVFTAACGSETPKPTAENPIPGKAIKSGPAGNNLTATISNSDGTLKKGSQEFMLTFTDASGKPVDVGSVALNYRMAAMGSMAEMNNGSAFTTTGTPGVYKGKVDIEMAGEWQAQITYEGPAGKGAFSLPVRAK, from the coding sequence ATGAGAAAGACTGTTTTATTTATTGGTTCAATCACACTCTTTGCGTTGATCGTATTTACCGCGGCTTGCGGTTCAGAAACGCCAAAGCCTACCGCTGAAAACCCGATCCCCGGTAAAGCTATAAAAAGCGGCCCGGCGGGAAACAACCTTACCGCGACGATTTCAAACTCGGACGGAACGTTAAAGAAAGGTTCGCAGGAATTCATGCTTACATTCACCGATGCGTCGGGAAAACCGGTCGATGTTGGTTCCGTTGCGTTGAACTATCGAATGGCAGCAATGGGCAGCATGGCCGAGATGAATAACGGATCCGCCTTTACGACAACCGGAACTCCGGGCGTCTATAAGGGCAAAGTTGATATCGAAATGGCTGGTGAATGGCAGGCCCAGATAACGTATGAAGGCCCGGCCGGAAAAGGAGCATTTTCGTTGCCCGTCAGAGCGAAGTAA
- a CDS encoding efflux RND transporter permease subunit translates to MIHKLIEWSLNNRGLIIVFYIGVAAAGYWALLRTPIDAIPDLSDNQVIVFTDWTGRSPQEVEDQVTYPLVTNLQGLPGVRVIRANSAFSFSMINIIFEDNVDLYWARTRVLERLNLVTKQLPEGVVPTLGPDATGVGQVFWYTIESDSMNLRDLRSVQDWYVRYQLNSVPGVAEVASVGGYVQQYQIDIDPNKLRGVNIPISTVVEAVQKSNNNVGGNVVEQGGQWAVVRGIGLIGSVEDVENIMIGSSNGTPIFVKNVAEVKLGNAFRTGALDKNGKESVGGVVIARYGVNTLEVIEGVKQKIEALQAGLPAGVRIVPFYDRTQLINQATGTLKRTLVEELLLVTLAHIIFLAHFRSILIVTIPLPLAVLMSFLFMYFMGISSNLMSLSGIAIAIGVLVDAGIVVTENAFRFMEIRKIDPKDRKAVWEVVLESTKLVGRPVFFSMAIIILAFIPVFALIGQEGKLFHPLAFTKTFAMAGATILAVTLVPVLCTFLIGGKVHSEGANPVMRFLRRLYEPTLLLALKHRVLAICSALVLFLGAIILAMGIGNEFMPPLNEGDVMYMPITDPSISIDEASKIMSKQGEMLKEFPEVETAVGKAGRAETSTDPAPTNMNETLIHLKPQDQWRPGLTREDLISEMDEKLRMPGVTNIWTQPIINRIEMLSTGIRTQVGIKIFGNDLKQLETLSRQVAESVKKVRGAVDVYPEQIGGSPYIDIKIDRPAAARYGIDVSVIQDTIEKGIGETNLSVTVEGRRRFPVRVRYAKEFRNTPQALGQIPIAMSNGGSVPLSQVAEIRSVEGATMIQSENGLLRGTVLLNVRGRDVGSFVDEAKEKIKEVELPTGYYIAWSGQYENQQRAKSRLFFVVPIVLLIIFGLLYLTYHSGVDAAHVLMAVPFALTGGVYLVWLLGYNFSVAVWVGFIALFGTAVQTAVVMVIYLNESVENRRNELGRQLTSRELMQAVIDGALLRLRPKVMTVTTVVVGLLPIMWSTSSGSEVMKPLAAPVLGGMVSSLLHVLIITPVIFYWLRERELKKEV, encoded by the coding sequence ATGATACATAAGCTCATCGAGTGGTCGTTAAATAATCGCGGACTGATAATCGTGTTTTATATCGGTGTCGCTGCCGCTGGTTATTGGGCCTTGCTGCGCACGCCGATCGACGCGATTCCCGACCTTTCGGATAATCAGGTAATTGTTTTTACAGATTGGACAGGACGCTCGCCGCAGGAGGTTGAAGACCAGGTGACTTATCCGCTTGTCACAAATCTCCAGGGGCTTCCCGGTGTGCGCGTAATCCGTGCAAACTCGGCTTTCAGTTTCTCGATGATAAACATCATCTTTGAGGACAACGTGGATCTTTACTGGGCGCGAACGAGAGTTTTGGAGCGTCTCAATTTGGTTACAAAACAGTTGCCCGAAGGTGTCGTCCCGACACTCGGCCCCGATGCGACAGGGGTCGGGCAGGTATTTTGGTACACGATTGAATCCGATTCGATGAATTTGCGTGACCTCCGCTCAGTTCAGGATTGGTACGTGCGCTATCAGCTCAATTCCGTTCCGGGCGTTGCTGAGGTTGCGTCGGTCGGCGGTTACGTTCAGCAATATCAGATCGACATCGACCCGAATAAACTGCGTGGCGTCAACATTCCGATTTCCACCGTCGTCGAGGCGGTGCAGAAATCAAACAATAACGTTGGCGGCAATGTCGTCGAACAGGGCGGACAGTGGGCGGTCGTTCGGGGAATCGGATTGATCGGCTCGGTGGAAGATGTCGAAAACATAATGATCGGCTCGTCAAACGGCACGCCGATCTTTGTCAAAAACGTGGCCGAAGTAAAGCTAGGCAACGCATTTCGCACCGGAGCACTCGACAAGAACGGTAAGGAATCCGTTGGCGGCGTGGTGATCGCTCGTTATGGTGTCAACACACTCGAAGTTATCGAGGGAGTTAAACAAAAGATCGAAGCTTTACAGGCCGGACTACCCGCGGGAGTTCGCATTGTGCCGTTTTATGACCGCACACAGCTTATCAATCAAGCAACCGGTACTCTCAAGCGAACGCTTGTCGAAGAGTTGCTCCTGGTTACCCTTGCTCACATCATTTTTCTTGCACATTTTCGCTCGATTTTGATCGTCACGATTCCGCTGCCGCTGGCGGTCCTGATGTCGTTTCTCTTCATGTATTTCATGGGCATCAGTTCAAATCTGATGTCGCTCTCGGGAATTGCCATCGCTATCGGCGTTCTTGTCGACGCGGGAATTGTCGTCACGGAAAACGCCTTTCGGTTTATGGAGATAAGGAAGATTGACCCGAAAGACCGCAAGGCGGTGTGGGAGGTTGTTCTCGAATCGACAAAACTTGTCGGGCGCCCCGTTTTCTTTTCGATGGCGATCATTATTCTAGCCTTTATTCCGGTATTTGCCCTGATCGGTCAGGAAGGAAAGCTCTTTCATCCGCTTGCCTTTACAAAAACATTTGCCATGGCCGGGGCGACGATCCTCGCCGTGACGCTCGTGCCGGTACTCTGCACATTTCTGATCGGTGGAAAAGTTCATTCGGAGGGAGCCAATCCAGTTATGCGTTTCTTGCGGCGGCTTTATGAACCGACGCTGCTTCTGGCGCTCAAGCATCGGGTTTTGGCTATCTGTTCGGCTCTCGTCCTGTTTCTCGGAGCGATCATCCTGGCGATGGGCATCGGCAACGAGTTTATGCCGCCTCTTAACGAAGGCGACGTGATGTACATGCCCATTACCGACCCGTCGATCTCAATTGATGAGGCGAGCAAGATAATGAGCAAACAGGGCGAGATGCTTAAAGAATTTCCAGAGGTCGAAACGGCGGTCGGCAAAGCCGGACGAGCCGAGACCTCGACCGATCCGGCGCCGACGAATATGAATGAGACGCTCATCCATCTCAAACCGCAGGATCAGTGGCGGCCGGGATTGACCCGCGAGGATCTGATCAGCGAAATGGATGAAAAGCTGCGGATGCCAGGCGTTACAAATATTTGGACGCAGCCGATCATTAACCGCATCGAGATGCTTTCAACAGGAATACGAACTCAGGTCGGCATCAAGATTTTCGGTAACGATCTGAAACAGCTCGAAACGCTTTCGCGTCAGGTCGCGGAGTCGGTCAAGAAAGTTCGCGGCGCCGTCGATGTCTATCCCGAACAGATCGGCGGCTCACCCTATATCGATATTAAGATCGATCGTCCGGCCGCCGCACGATACGGAATCGACGTTTCGGTAATTCAAGACACGATTGAAAAAGGCATCGGCGAAACGAATCTTTCCGTAACGGTCGAGGGACGCCGCCGTTTCCCAGTCCGCGTACGTTATGCCAAAGAATTTCGAAATACGCCTCAGGCGCTCGGTCAGATACCAATCGCTATGTCCAATGGCGGCTCGGTCCCGCTCTCACAAGTTGCTGAAATTCGTTCGGTCGAAGGCGCGACTATGATCCAAAGCGAAAATGGTTTACTTCGCGGCACGGTACTTTTGAATGTTCGCGGCCGCGATGTCGGCAGCTTTGTCGATGAGGCGAAGGAAAAGATAAAAGAAGTTGAACTGCCGACGGGATATTACATCGCATGGAGCGGCCAATACGAGAATCAGCAGCGTGCGAAGAGCCGTTTGTTCTTTGTCGTCCCGATTGTACTGTTGATCATCTTCGGTTTGCTCTATCTCACGTACCACTCGGGAGTTGACGCCGCGCACGTTTTGATGGCGGTACCGTTCGCTTTAACCGGAGGCGTCTATCTTGTCTGGCTTCTCGGCTACAACTTTTCGGTTGCGGTTTGGGTCGGCTTTATCGCTTTGTTTGGCACTGCGGTCCAGACGGCGGTAGTCATGGTTATCTATCTAAATGAGTCTGTTGAGAACCGGCGAAATGAATTGGGAAGACAGTTAACGTCCAGAGAACTCATGCAAGCGGTCATCGACGGAGCTCTGCTACGTTTGCGGCCGAAGGTAATGACAGTAACCACGGTGGTCGTCGGGCTATTACCGATCATGTGGAGCACGAGCTCAGGTTCCGAGGTAATGAAGCCGCTAGCCGCTCCCGTTCTGGGCGGAATGGTATCGAGTCTATTGCACGTCCTGATCATTACGCCAGTAATCTTCTATTGGCTTCGGGAACGAGAACTAAAGAAAGAAGTTTGA
- a CDS encoding cupredoxin domain-containing protein → MKTIEKYALGLFLTAIAIVAMNAQSQAQAKSTKPKLQTARVLINDQGYSRTSINLRRGVPTRITFLRQTEETCATEVVIADYGIRRSLPLNVPVAVSFTPKRSGEVTFTCGMNMMRGKLIVS, encoded by the coding sequence ATGAAAACAATTGAGAAATATGCTTTGGGTCTATTCCTGACAGCCATCGCTATCGTGGCGATGAACGCTCAGTCACAGGCTCAGGCCAAGTCCACAAAACCAAAATTGCAAACCGCACGGGTGTTGATCAACGACCAAGGTTACTCGCGAACCAGCATCAATCTTCGCCGCGGAGTGCCGACGCGGATAACATTCTTACGGCAGACCGAAGAAACGTGCGCAACCGAGGTTGTAATCGCCGACTATGGCATTAGACGTTCGCTCCCTTTGAATGTTCCGGTTGCCGTCAGCTTCACGCCAAAACGATCAGGTGAGGTCACCTTTACGTGCGGAATGAACATGATGAGAGGCAAATTGATCGTTTCATAA
- a CDS encoding TolC family protein: MSEQLDKLVFILVLMLLPGGVFGQAPTTAPTPDTTVRYLDQIAGVTADQAVVLALENNAEILAVRKEVEAARAMVKQSKLRPNPTLNATGARQLGGMDNNQMAEVMLPLELGGRRSARIAVAQKELEAREFDLTNRERLLAADVRIKFGEAVASIKKINVTERTLTAARQGYDLVAARVTEGKIAPLEQNIFLVEVNRLQSIRETAEGKVETAMFELRNMIGMRPDEPLRLRGDFTSLIQTLPSLIDSTNDGLIQRPDLQGARAVRQLAEAKIEQARAEGRADASVKSGYQRMNSGFPVSGFDDRGLLRPVQDVFHFFTFGVEITLPVRNRNQGAIEAAVFERDAAQSRVEFGELTIRREVASTFARYNRAARSLSIFQNGVRDQANANLQVIWQTYELGSRTLLDYIAEQRRFLDVENELVDRELETYIANVEILKAVNAPQLTKK; the protein is encoded by the coding sequence ATGTCAGAACAGCTCGACAAATTAGTCTTTATTTTGGTTTTGATGCTGCTGCCTGGCGGTGTATTTGGGCAGGCCCCGACAACGGCCCCAACGCCAGATACTACTGTCCGTTATCTCGATCAAATTGCCGGAGTAACCGCGGATCAGGCCGTTGTACTCGCACTCGAAAACAATGCCGAGATACTGGCGGTACGAAAAGAGGTCGAAGCAGCAAGAGCAATGGTCAAGCAGTCGAAGCTGCGTCCTAATCCCACGCTCAATGCAACCGGCGCTCGGCAGTTGGGCGGCATGGACAATAACCAGATGGCCGAAGTAATGCTGCCGCTCGAACTCGGTGGGCGACGTTCCGCGCGTATCGCTGTTGCACAGAAGGAACTGGAAGCTCGTGAGTTTGACCTTACAAATAGAGAACGGCTTCTTGCCGCCGATGTCCGGATCAAGTTCGGCGAAGCTGTAGCCTCAATCAAGAAAATTAACGTTACCGAAAGGACATTGACCGCAGCCAGACAAGGTTACGACCTTGTGGCGGCGAGAGTGACGGAGGGCAAGATTGCGCCGCTCGAACAAAACATCTTTCTCGTTGAGGTCAACCGGTTGCAGTCGATCCGCGAAACCGCCGAAGGAAAGGTCGAAACGGCGATGTTTGAGCTTCGCAATATGATCGGAATGAGGCCCGATGAACCTCTGCGGCTGCGAGGTGACTTCACAAGCCTCATCCAAACCTTGCCTTCGCTGATTGATTCCACGAACGACGGGTTGATCCAGAGACCTGATCTTCAGGGTGCGCGTGCGGTAAGGCAGTTGGCTGAGGCGAAGATCGAACAAGCAAGAGCCGAAGGCAGAGCCGATGCGAGCGTGAAGAGCGGCTACCAAAGGATGAATTCTGGATTTCCGGTCAGCGGGTTCGATGATCGAGGGTTATTACGACCCGTCCAAGACGTCTTTCACTTCTTCACATTCGGCGTCGAAATCACTCTGCCCGTCCGAAATCGGAATCAGGGTGCGATCGAGGCTGCTGTTTTCGAACGCGATGCTGCCCAGAGTCGCGTAGAGTTCGGTGAATTGACGATCCGTCGCGAAGTAGCGTCTACATTTGCGAGATACAACCGTGCGGCCCGTTCGCTATCGATATTTCAAAATGGTGTTCGGGACCAGGCGAATGCGAACCTACAGGTCATTTGGCAAACGTACGAGCTGGGGTCGAGAACCCTGCTCGATTACATTGCCGAGCAGCGCAGGTTTCTGGATGTGGAAAATGAATTGGTTGATAGGGAACTCGAAACCTACATCGCGAATGTTGAGATACTAAAGGCTGTCAATGCGCCGCAACTTACAAAGAAATGA
- a CDS encoding efflux RND transporter periplasmic adaptor subunit produces the protein MREEINEDIVDGVEPGKVAASTPNRKPLYVASGAVGIVLLGALGFWYLSTSEGGKAVPPPRSVSFGDNTSTEPSQTASEETITIPEDQLEKIGLKIETVGETLSGEAMSLSATGVVQPNAYKETPVISLLGGVVRKVSAELGSSVGRGQTVAVIFSNELAAAQSRYLALQTEAQTASQNYDRTAKLVRISPVSNTELDQALAALTTAEAELEEHHKHHARTTKLLEIGAASREEFEMATTRLRTSEANVTAAKNRYARAVQVAEINPVSRSEFEQAAVKRQTAESDLATARQRLQLFGLSSQKVNSLRAPSQITSEIALTAPVSGTVTKRSINEGEVVEANKELMRVTNLSSVWVIAQVYEKDFGLLREGSGASVTSNAFPGQVFRGHVTYIDPNIVPETRTAQVRIELDNPGQVLKVGMYVNVAFGSMGTAERTMPTIPVAAVQNMNDKQVVFVTTGKPNVFIVRPVRLGSENQGVFLVLEGLNVGDKIATEGSFLLRAEFLKQNLEH, from the coding sequence ATGAGAGAAGAAATCAACGAAGATATTGTCGACGGCGTTGAACCGGGCAAAGTAGCTGCATCGACTCCAAATCGGAAACCTCTATACGTAGCGTCCGGGGCGGTGGGGATTGTTCTCCTCGGTGCGCTGGGATTCTGGTATTTGAGCACTAGTGAAGGTGGAAAGGCCGTCCCGCCGCCGCGAAGTGTTTCATTTGGTGACAATACCAGCACAGAACCCTCGCAGACCGCAAGCGAAGAGACAATAACAATCCCGGAAGACCAGTTGGAAAAGATTGGCTTGAAGATCGAGACTGTTGGTGAAACGCTTTCGGGCGAGGCGATGTCGCTATCAGCTACGGGAGTCGTCCAGCCAAACGCCTACAAAGAAACCCCCGTTATCTCACTCCTTGGAGGCGTGGTTCGAAAAGTGAGTGCGGAGCTTGGGAGCAGCGTCGGTCGAGGCCAGACTGTCGCAGTTATATTCAGTAATGAACTCGCCGCCGCTCAATCGCGGTATCTCGCGTTGCAAACGGAAGCTCAAACTGCGAGCCAGAATTACGACCGGACCGCGAAACTGGTCAGAATCAGCCCGGTTAGTAACACAGAACTGGATCAAGCTCTGGCTGCATTAACCACAGCGGAGGCCGAACTCGAAGAGCATCACAAACACCACGCACGAACCACGAAACTACTCGAAATTGGCGCGGCCAGCCGTGAAGAATTCGAGATGGCGACGACCCGGCTGAGAACGTCGGAAGCCAACGTCACTGCTGCAAAGAATCGATACGCACGTGCAGTTCAGGTAGCCGAGATCAATCCGGTCAGCCGAAGCGAGTTCGAGCAGGCCGCAGTCAAAAGGCAGACCGCCGAATCCGATCTTGCTACGGCAAGGCAAAGGCTTCAGCTATTTGGTCTTTCCTCGCAAAAGGTAAACTCGCTCCGCGCTCCTTCGCAAATCACGTCTGAGATCGCATTAACTGCTCCCGTTTCTGGAACAGTCACAAAACGCAGTATCAACGAGGGAGAGGTCGTCGAAGCGAACAAGGAACTGATGCGCGTGACGAACCTTTCCAGCGTCTGGGTAATTGCTCAGGTTTATGAAAAGGACTTCGGGCTTCTCCGCGAAGGAAGCGGTGCGAGTGTGACTTCGAATGCATTTCCCGGCCAAGTGTTTCGCGGTCATGTTACATACATCGATCCGAACATCGTGCCCGAAACCCGCACCGCTCAGGTCCGGATCGAGCTCGATAATCCGGGTCAAGTTTTGAAAGTCGGTATGTATGTAAACGTGGCCTTTGGATCAATGGGAACGGCTGAGCGCACAATGCCGACAATACCGGTCGCTGCCGTTCAAAATATGAACGACAAACAGGTCGTTTTCGTTACGACTGGAAAGCCGAACGTCTTCATTGTAAGGCCCGTGAGACTCGGATCGGAGAATCAAGGAGTCTTCCTGGTTCTCGAAGGTTTGAACGTCGGCGATAAGATTGCAACCGAAGGAAGTTTTCTTTTGAGAGCAGAATTTCTCAAGCAAAATCTGGAGCATTGA
- a CDS encoding class I SAM-dependent methyltransferase, whose translation MKSQWENVYQTKGRDQVSWFRQHLDTSLQMIKSTGIGKDSSIIDVGGGNSNLVDDLLIQGFCDVSVLDISGKAIADSRDRLGNQSIKANWIEADITEVDLPKNEFDLWHDRAVFHFLTDADDRRKYVELVLSSLKPGGHIIVASFSLDGPQKCSGLYVMRYSPETMHDEFGGSFELVESIAEVHETPFGSTQDFVYCYCRKI comes from the coding sequence ATGAAATCACAGTGGGAAAATGTTTATCAAACGAAAGGCCGGGATCAGGTTAGCTGGTTTCGTCAACATCTCGACACATCGCTGCAAATGATAAAAAGCACGGGAATTGGTAAAGATTCCTCTATTATCGACGTGGGAGGCGGCAACTCAAATCTCGTTGACGATCTTTTGATTCAGGGCTTTTGCGATGTTTCAGTTTTGGATATTTCCGGCAAGGCTATTGCGGACAGCAGGGATCGACTTGGCAACCAGTCAATTAAGGCTAATTGGATAGAGGCTGATATAACGGAGGTTGATCTACCCAAAAATGAATTTGACCTTTGGCACGACCGGGCAGTTTTTCATTTCCTAACCGATGCTGACGATCGACGCAAATATGTTGAACTCGTCCTGAGTTCACTAAAACCAGGCGGTCATATCATCGTGGCATCTTTTAGTCTTGATGGCCCCCAAAAATGCAGCGGGCTTTATGTTATGCGATACAGTCCTGAAACGATGCACGACGAATTTGGCGGGTCATTCGAGCTTGTTGAGAGCATTGCCGAAGTACATGAAACGCCTTTCGGCTCGACCCAGGACTTTGTTTATTGTTATTGCCGCAAGATCTGA